Proteins co-encoded in one Haladaptatus sp. ZSTT2 genomic window:
- the pstA gene encoding phosphate ABC transporter permease PstA, with product MATQTSTQKDGFGQVSRTKGIFFRYALLASALVGIVALTVLLIYVTIDAVEPTSASTSWLLAYAGVFVVPSLLVFGYFSIKNPRGLKLGFATTGLPVAGLLLGTAILVIFIDVLDDDVWFYHMVGVALTAALIWGHRKLRPTANIYEKLLFVLFVGGYVMVGLPGYYHSIPEIFLLFSPFEPVKWFSMLTTFGLAGALLTGRHFARKFENQRTGLVTGGLVFAGAAASAFVALFAGVEQSIGVILFLTVVVPLALFVEDIFSKEHTIGARDGLVIPIVVFGGLFAAELIARTAGFTGPMAWIDFQFLSSLPNPDPQQAGIYSALVGSVMLMVVIVLFSFPIGVGAAVYLEEYAPDNRTTRFIQINISNLAGVPSVVYGLLGLGLFINLLNLGIGSVLVGGMTLSLLILPIVIISSQEAIRAVPSSLRQASYGMGATKWQTIREVVLPRSIPGILTGTILAIGRAIGETAPLIIIAAPTSSFSVPTSLSDGASAMPLQIFTWASYPQQDFQHGVLAAGVVTVLIVLLTMNSIAIVLRNRYQSEN from the coding sequence ATGGCAACGCAAACCTCCACTCAGAAAGACGGATTCGGGCAGGTAAGCCGTACCAAGGGCATCTTCTTTAGATACGCCCTTCTCGCATCCGCACTCGTGGGAATCGTCGCTCTCACCGTGCTCCTCATCTACGTCACCATCGACGCCGTGGAGCCAACCTCGGCGAGCACCTCATGGTTGCTCGCGTACGCGGGTGTGTTCGTAGTCCCCTCGTTGCTCGTATTCGGGTATTTCTCGATAAAAAATCCACGCGGCCTCAAACTTGGCTTTGCTACGACCGGGCTTCCAGTCGCCGGGTTGCTCCTTGGGACGGCCATCCTCGTCATCTTCATCGACGTACTCGACGACGACGTGTGGTTCTACCACATGGTCGGGGTCGCGCTCACGGCCGCGCTCATCTGGGGGCACCGCAAACTCAGACCTACCGCAAACATCTACGAAAAACTCCTGTTCGTGCTGTTCGTGGGCGGGTACGTGATGGTCGGCCTTCCGGGCTACTACCACAGCATCCCGGAGATTTTCCTCCTGTTCTCGCCGTTCGAACCCGTCAAGTGGTTTTCTATGCTCACCACGTTCGGGCTGGCAGGCGCACTTCTCACGGGCCGTCATTTCGCTCGGAAATTCGAGAATCAACGAACCGGCCTCGTCACTGGTGGCCTTGTTTTCGCTGGCGCGGCCGCGAGCGCATTCGTCGCGCTCTTCGCCGGCGTCGAACAGAGCATCGGTGTCATCCTCTTTTTGACCGTCGTCGTCCCTCTCGCGCTCTTCGTTGAGGACATCTTCTCCAAGGAGCACACCATCGGCGCACGCGATGGCTTGGTGATTCCAATCGTCGTCTTTGGTGGCTTGTTCGCCGCAGAACTCATCGCGCGGACGGCTGGATTCACCGGCCCGATGGCCTGGATTGACTTCCAGTTCCTCTCTAGCCTCCCGAACCCAGACCCACAGCAGGCAGGCATTTACTCGGCACTCGTCGGTTCTGTGATGCTGATGGTGGTCATCGTGCTGTTCTCCTTCCCGATTGGTGTCGGGGCCGCGGTCTACTTAGAGGAGTACGCACCTGACAACCGCACGACGCGGTTTATCCAGATTAACATCTCCAACCTCGCAGGCGTTCCGTCAGTCGTCTACGGACTGCTCGGACTGGGTTTGTTCATCAACCTCTTGAATCTCGGTATCGGGTCTGTCCTCGTGGGTGGAATGACGCTCTCGCTGCTCATCCTCCCCATCGTCATCATCTCCTCACAAGAGGCGATTCGCGCCGTGCCGAGTTCGCTTCGGCAGGCATCCTACGGGATGGGCGCGACGAAGTGGCAGACAATCCGCGAAGTCGTCCTTCCGCGGTCGATTCCAGGCATCCTGACTGGGACGATTCTCGCGATCGGTCGTGCTATCGGTGAAACGGCACCGCTCATCATCATCGCCGCGCCGACGTCGTCGTTCTCGGTTCCAACCTCGCTGTCGGACGGGGCCAGTGCGATGCCGCTGCAAATCTTCACGTGGGCGTCTTACCCACAACAAGACTTCCAACACGGTGTGCTCGCGGCGGGTGTCGTGACGGTGCTCATCGTCCTCTTGACGATGAACTCCATCGCGATTGTCCTCCGCAACAGGTATCAGAGCGAGAACTAA
- the pstC gene encoding phosphate ABC transporter permease subunit PstC, whose translation MSTDSQPLDMTVRVANSPRERLIRWFFFACAAVSIVTTIGIIFALVGDAARFFRVTGSTLGIPAEQTVPVLDFLLGTTWSPTINPKQFGVLPLITGTLTIMVGSALVALPLGLGTAIYLSEYASPRVRSVLKPALEVLAGIPTVVYGIFALVYITPFLKQFIPVLGTFNALSASLMVGIMIIPMVSSISEDAMSAVPDSLRQAGYGLGATKFNVSTGIVVPAAISGIASSFILALSRAIGETMIVVVAAGLKPNLVNPFLPATYTQSLQTMTSAMIALGTGDIASQGRAYRSLFAIGLTLFVITLVMNIISDLIAEHYRESYE comes from the coding sequence ATGAGCACTGATTCTCAACCACTCGACATGACCGTGCGTGTCGCGAACTCGCCGAGAGAGCGGCTTATTCGGTGGTTCTTTTTCGCATGCGCGGCCGTGTCGATTGTAACGACGATTGGTATCATCTTCGCGCTGGTCGGTGATGCTGCACGTTTCTTCCGAGTGACGGGGTCGACTCTGGGCATTCCCGCAGAACAGACCGTTCCCGTGCTCGACTTCCTCCTCGGAACGACGTGGTCGCCAACGATTAATCCAAAACAGTTCGGCGTGCTCCCTCTCATCACGGGGACGCTCACGATTATGGTCGGTTCGGCCCTCGTTGCCCTCCCTCTCGGGCTTGGAACCGCCATCTACCTGAGTGAGTACGCGAGTCCGCGCGTGCGCTCCGTGCTCAAACCTGCGCTCGAAGTGCTCGCAGGCATCCCAACCGTCGTTTACGGTATCTTCGCGCTCGTGTACATCACCCCGTTCCTCAAACAGTTCATCCCTGTCCTCGGGACGTTCAACGCCCTCTCTGCGTCGTTGATGGTGGGAATCATGATTATCCCGATGGTTTCGTCCATCAGCGAAGACGCGATGAGCGCAGTCCCGGACTCACTTCGACAGGCGGGATACGGCCTTGGAGCGACGAAATTCAACGTCTCGACTGGTATCGTCGTTCCTGCCGCAATCTCCGGTATTGCCTCGTCGTTCATCCTCGCGCTGTCTCGCGCAATCGGTGAGACGATGATTGTGGTGGTCGCCGCAGGGTTGAAACCAAACCTCGTCAACCCCTTCCTCCCAGCCACCTACACGCAATCGCTCCAGACGATGACATCCGCTATGATTGCCCTCGGGACGGGCGACATTGCATCGCAGGGTCGGGCCTACCGGAGTCTGTTCGCAATCGGGCTCACCCTGTTCGTCATCACCCTCGTGATGAACATCATCAGCGATCTCATCGCTGAACACTACCGGGAGAGCTACGAATAA
- a CDS encoding PstS family phosphate ABC transporter substrate-binding protein produces MADKPSFVSRRKFITAAAGVGALSIAGCVSESSTGDDGTNSDGEDNLSGTIEIAGSSTVFPLAEAVAVKFREEHPEVNINISSTGSGGGFSKFFCQDKTAFNNASRPIKESEEQLCKDAGVEWLELNVATDALTVVVNNEADWVDCITVEELKKIWEPNGAKKWSDIRSEWPDEPFELFGAASTSGTFDYFTEAIIEEEGNHTQNYSPTEDDRNIVSGVQGSEYAMGYFGFSYYSNNPDSVKALKIDNGSGCVEPSIETAKSGEYKPLSRPLFTYPKKSALARPEVAEFAKFFVEQSANKELVAEQVGYVPNTEEDMQKQLSDLETAIEEAQG; encoded by the coding sequence ATGGCAGACAAACCCAGCTTCGTTTCGCGTCGCAAATTCATCACCGCTGCGGCAGGCGTCGGCGCACTGAGCATTGCAGGGTGCGTTTCAGAGAGTAGCACCGGTGACGACGGAACGAACTCGGACGGCGAAGATAACCTCTCGGGAACAATCGAAATTGCGGGATCATCCACCGTCTTCCCACTCGCAGAGGCAGTCGCCGTGAAATTCCGCGAGGAGCACCCAGAGGTCAACATCAACATCAGTTCGACTGGCTCTGGTGGTGGCTTTTCGAAGTTCTTCTGCCAGGACAAAACCGCGTTCAACAACGCTTCTCGCCCAATTAAAGAGAGCGAAGAACAGCTTTGTAAGGACGCTGGCGTCGAATGGCTCGAACTCAACGTGGCGACGGACGCCCTTACCGTCGTCGTCAACAACGAGGCAGACTGGGTCGACTGCATTACCGTAGAGGAGCTCAAGAAAATCTGGGAACCAAATGGTGCCAAAAAGTGGAGCGACATTCGCTCTGAATGGCCCGACGAACCGTTCGAACTCTTCGGTGCGGCATCCACGTCAGGGACGTTTGACTACTTCACCGAGGCCATTATCGAAGAAGAGGGAAACCACACACAGAACTATTCCCCAACTGAAGACGACCGCAACATCGTGAGCGGTGTGCAGGGAAGCGAGTACGCGATGGGCTACTTCGGCTTCTCGTACTACTCCAACAACCCAGACTCGGTGAAAGCACTCAAAATCGACAACGGCAGTGGCTGTGTCGAACCATCCATCGAGACGGCGAAATCTGGTGAGTACAAGCCACTTTCCCGTCCGCTGTTCACCTACCCAAAGAAAAGCGCCCTCGCACGGCCTGAAGTCGCCGAATTCGCGAAATTTTTCGTCGAACAGAGCGCGAACAAGGAACTCGTCGCAGAACAGGTTGGCTACGTCCCAAACACCGAAGAGGACATGCAAAAACAACTCTCCGATCTCGAAACCGCAATCGAAGAAGCGCAGGGATAA
- a CDS encoding PhoU domain-containing protein, whose amino-acid sequence METRKVQITGGSTFTVSLPKTWATDNGIKAGSEIAFFKEDDSLVLTPNDESTHVEGTLDIVGLKGDELMRAIVTMYVSGFDIITLETSRVTSEQRRAIRKATQGLVGLEVIEETSDRVVLQDLLDSAELSVLNAITRMRLVALSMLKDAVTALADNDDDLARDVMERDDDVDRLWFMISRVFRSALRNPTAATEVGLPRETTFDYHSSARQLERIADHATKIASITLELGAIPDEATTAIEELYTDAATIVEMAMDALLEDDPERATRLANDASEKIAGIDKQTRNVDNLIRDLNPHRAQLLGLIVDSLSRSADYGGNIAETALQKAAPRP is encoded by the coding sequence ATGGAAACGCGGAAGGTTCAAATCACGGGTGGCTCAACGTTCACCGTTTCCCTCCCGAAAACCTGGGCGACGGACAACGGAATCAAAGCCGGAAGCGAGATTGCGTTTTTCAAAGAAGACGACTCGCTGGTTCTCACGCCAAACGACGAATCGACGCACGTAGAGGGCACCCTCGACATCGTCGGGCTCAAAGGTGATGAGTTGATGCGCGCCATCGTCACAATGTACGTAAGCGGCTTCGACATCATCACGCTCGAAACCTCACGCGTCACCTCAGAACAGCGCCGAGCGATTCGCAAAGCCACCCAAGGGCTCGTCGGCCTCGAAGTCATCGAAGAGACCTCAGACCGCGTTGTCTTACAGGACCTCCTCGACTCGGCTGAACTCTCCGTGTTGAACGCCATCACGCGCATGCGCCTCGTCGCGCTCTCGATGCTCAAAGACGCGGTCACCGCCCTCGCGGACAACGACGACGACCTCGCGCGCGACGTGATGGAGCGCGACGACGACGTAGACCGCCTCTGGTTTATGATCTCACGCGTGTTCCGCTCTGCGCTGCGCAACCCAACGGCCGCAACTGAAGTCGGCCTCCCGCGCGAGACGACGTTCGACTACCACTCCAGTGCGCGCCAGTTAGAACGCATCGCAGACCACGCGACGAAAATCGCGAGCATCACGCTCGAACTCGGGGCCATCCCCGACGAAGCCACAACGGCCATCGAGGAGCTCTACACCGACGCCGCGACCATCGTCGAGATGGCGATGGACGCGCTGTTAGAAGACGACCCCGAGCGCGCAACCCGGCTCGCAAACGACGCGAGCGAGAAGATTGCAGGCATCGACAAACAGACGCGGAACGTGGACAACCTCATCCGCGACCTGAACCCACACCGCGCCCAACTGCTCGGCCTCATCGTGGACTCGCTCTCACGGAGTGCTGACTACGGCGGGAACATCGCAGAGACGGCGCTCCAGAAGGCAGCCCCCCGCCCGTAG
- a CDS encoding citrate synthase/methylcitrate synthase produces MVDTELNRGLEGIAVAETRLSYIDGEAGTLIIGGFPVSELAANATFEESVFLLLNDRLPTADELVAFRTSLASSRELTDETRSGLKRAAAEGVDPMDALRMGVAAANLGAETATAQQAVERTIAVFPTVVAAYWRYRQGDDPVAPRDDLRHAANYLYMLTGTEPSDAATAGLETYLNTVIDHGLNASTFTARVVVSTESDVVSAATAAVGSLKGPLHGGAPGPVLEMLMEVHESGDAEGYVRRKLAAGERLMGFGHRVYRVRDPRAAVLSAAAERFYEAGGDADFFETVSAFEATAVELLAAHKPDRRLDTNVEYYTAALLFGVGIPRDLFTTTFAVARVGGWMAHCLEQAADNRIIRPRSRYVGATDRTWTPIDDR; encoded by the coding sequence ATGGTCGACACCGAACTCAATCGCGGCTTAGAAGGAATCGCCGTCGCGGAGACACGACTGAGTTACATCGACGGGGAGGCGGGGACGCTCATCATCGGCGGGTTTCCCGTCTCCGAACTGGCGGCCAACGCAACGTTCGAGGAGAGTGTCTTCCTCCTGTTGAACGACCGGCTGCCAACCGCAGACGAACTCGTGGCGTTTCGCACGTCACTCGCGAGCAGCCGGGAACTCACAGACGAGACGCGATCCGGGCTCAAACGCGCCGCAGCGGAGGGCGTCGACCCGATGGACGCCCTCAGGATGGGTGTCGCGGCCGCAAATCTCGGGGCGGAAACGGCGACAGCCCAACAGGCAGTCGAGCGAACCATCGCCGTGTTTCCGACAGTTGTGGCCGCTTACTGGCGCTACCGACAGGGCGACGACCCGGTCGCACCGCGAGACGACCTGCGACACGCCGCGAACTACCTCTACATGCTAACGGGGACAGAACCGAGCGACGCGGCGACCGCGGGGCTCGAAACCTACCTGAATACAGTCATCGACCACGGGTTGAACGCGTCTACGTTCACCGCCCGCGTCGTCGTCTCCACCGAGTCGGACGTCGTGTCGGCGGCGACGGCCGCGGTAGGGTCGCTCAAAGGGCCACTCCACGGCGGCGCGCCCGGTCCCGTCCTCGAAATGCTCATGGAGGTACACGAGTCGGGCGATGCGGAGGGGTACGTTCGCCGGAAACTCGCCGCGGGTGAGCGGCTGATGGGATTCGGTCACCGGGTGTATCGGGTTCGAGACCCCCGCGCTGCGGTGTTGTCTGCGGCCGCCGAACGTTTCTACGAAGCCGGTGGCGACGCCGACTTTTTCGAGACCGTGAGCGCGTTCGAAGCGACGGCGGTGGAGCTGCTCGCAGCACACAAGCCAGACCGGCGGCTCGATACGAACGTCGAGTACTACACCGCGGCCCTGCTGTTCGGCGTCGGCATTCCTCGCGATCTCTTCACGACGACGTTCGCCGTGGCGCGTGTCGGTGGATGGATGGCACACTGCCTCGAACAGGCCGCCGATAACCGAATCATCCGCCCGCGCAGTCGCTACGTCGGCGCAACCGACAGGACGTGGACCCCCATCGACGACCGATAG
- a CDS encoding 30S ribosomal protein S8e produces the protein MKDQGRSMRKRTGGRRRSLRNKKKHELGRQPTETHVGDAKFRVVEGRGNTKKLRAISTDSVTIAKGDGTSVTATIEGVKENNSNPNYARRNIITKGALLTTNEGVVRVTSRPGQDGQVNGVLVE, from the coding sequence ATGAAAGACCAGGGACGCTCCATGCGCAAACGCACGGGTGGGCGACGCCGTTCGCTTCGCAACAAAAAGAAGCACGAACTCGGCCGTCAACCAACCGAAACGCACGTCGGTGACGCGAAGTTCCGCGTCGTCGAAGGCCGCGGCAACACGAAAAAGCTCCGCGCCATCTCCACGGACTCCGTGACCATCGCCAAGGGCGACGGCACGTCCGTCACGGCGACGATTGAGGGCGTAAAAGAGAACAACTCGAACCCGAACTACGCCCGCCGGAACATCATCACGAAGGGCGCACTCCTCACCACGAACGAGGGCGTCGTCCGCGTCACCTCCCGTCCCGGTCAGGACGGACAGGTCAACGGCGTTCTCGTCGAATAA